A genomic stretch from Leptospira licerasiae serovar Varillal str. VAR 010 includes:
- a CDS encoding DNA polymerase domain-containing protein, with product MNLKTAKGYLFDVYHAEDIVYLWLKNEEGESQLFLDKFNPVIYARGETDLLKKLVKRLFELDAIVDIPVYENRNLFYENKTVPVLKIIITKPSILPKISRKLYALYGKFEIYHSDLDLPTSYMFQKGLFPLCKMEIDYTEDPGAKRVVNVRTEDSPSEMDYEVPKFKIMYLDLKKSHRINIENNPLIVRTDTDYHELSGTNPRILLEKLDILLREEDPDILLTKYGDQVILPYLFYQSQRQGFLPALDRDRTTPIRRNISTKGTSYFTYGNIVFRAPSYPLFGRWHIDSKNSFVYKEADLMGVVELARLSRLPMQKMARASTGKALTYIETDVALRRGYLVPWQKSAVEAPKTALQLLEADKGGLVFQPNVSEGKTAENVAQLDFAQMYPSIMAMHNISPECVNCLCCANDETVPKAPDIGYRICNKRKGVVSEALEHVLERRAYYKKRSKVTSGKQLANYEAKQASLKWMLVTSFGYLGYRNAKFGRLESHESVNAFGREKLLLAKETAEEFGYEFIHAITDSIFIKNHNSSPLSASELDSLCLEIQKRTGIRMEVDGIYTWLLFPPSSQDSEMPVANRYMGRFQSGKLKCRGIGARRKDLPHFITSAQSEMLEWMKTKVTIQDLKESEAEILSIYHTYDSMIRQNRISPEDLLLLKSSSRELEEYEVMGATALSMMKLKNFGMDVQAGEKIKYLVLNQKSKTKDRRYMPEEELQLYPNKIKKTGFDKEYYRKMLVGVFREVWAEFASFKDFDSLIDPQGKFDF from the coding sequence ATGAATCTCAAAACAGCGAAAGGATATTTGTTCGACGTTTATCATGCGGAGGACATAGTATATCTTTGGCTAAAAAATGAAGAAGGAGAGTCTCAACTTTTCTTGGATAAATTTAACCCGGTCATATATGCAAGAGGAGAAACCGATCTACTTAAAAAATTAGTAAAACGTCTTTTCGAGCTGGATGCCATCGTAGATATTCCAGTTTACGAAAATAGAAACCTATTCTACGAAAATAAAACAGTTCCGGTCCTAAAAATAATCATCACCAAACCTTCTATCCTCCCTAAGATCAGCCGCAAATTATATGCTCTGTATGGAAAATTCGAGATTTATCATTCGGACCTGGATCTTCCCACTAGTTATATGTTCCAAAAAGGTCTATTCCCATTATGTAAAATGGAGATCGATTATACCGAGGATCCAGGAGCAAAAAGGGTCGTAAATGTCAGGACCGAAGACTCTCCCTCCGAAATGGATTACGAGGTCCCTAAATTCAAGATCATGTATTTGGATCTCAAAAAAAGCCATAGGATCAATATAGAAAACAATCCTTTAATAGTCAGAACGGACACAGATTACCATGAATTGTCCGGAACAAATCCAAGAATATTATTAGAAAAACTAGATATACTTTTAAGGGAAGAAGATCCGGACATTCTTCTGACCAAATACGGAGATCAGGTCATTCTGCCCTATTTGTTCTACCAATCACAGAGACAAGGATTTCTTCCTGCATTGGATAGAGATAGAACAACTCCCATCCGAAGAAATATCAGCACCAAAGGAACCAGTTATTTTACATATGGAAATATAGTATTTCGTGCACCCTCTTATCCTTTATTCGGAAGATGGCATATAGATTCTAAAAACAGTTTTGTGTATAAGGAAGCCGACCTAATGGGAGTTGTGGAACTTGCAAGATTATCCAGACTTCCTATGCAAAAAATGGCAAGAGCATCCACAGGCAAGGCGCTCACTTATATAGAAACGGACGTGGCATTGCGAAGAGGTTACTTAGTGCCTTGGCAAAAGAGTGCAGTAGAAGCTCCTAAAACCGCTCTCCAATTATTGGAAGCGGACAAAGGTGGTTTGGTTTTCCAACCGAATGTCAGTGAAGGGAAAACAGCGGAGAATGTTGCTCAATTGGATTTTGCTCAGATGTATCCGAGTATCATGGCAATGCATAATATCTCTCCGGAATGTGTAAACTGCCTATGTTGTGCTAACGACGAAACTGTTCCTAAGGCGCCGGATATAGGATATCGTATCTGCAATAAACGTAAAGGAGTCGTTTCAGAAGCCTTGGAACATGTGCTGGAAAGAAGAGCATATTACAAAAAAAGATCCAAAGTCACTTCCGGAAAACAATTGGCGAACTATGAAGCGAAACAAGCCAGCTTAAAATGGATGTTGGTCACTTCATTCGGATACTTAGGTTATAGAAATGCAAAATTCGGAAGATTGGAAAGCCATGAGAGTGTAAATGCATTCGGAAGAGAAAAACTACTACTCGCAAAAGAAACTGCAGAAGAATTCGGTTACGAGTTCATCCATGCGATCACCGACAGTATATTTATTAAAAACCATAATTCTTCTCCCTTAAGCGCATCCGAACTGGACTCCTTGTGTTTAGAAATACAAAAACGCACAGGGATCAGAATGGAAGTAGATGGGATCTATACTTGGCTACTTTTTCCACCTTCCAGCCAAGATTCTGAAATGCCCGTCGCTAATAGATATATGGGAAGATTCCAATCCGGAAAATTGAAATGCAGAGGGATAGGAGCCAGAAGAAAGGACCTTCCCCACTTTATCACAAGTGCACAAAGTGAAATGTTAGAATGGATGAAAACCAAAGTTACGATCCAGGATCTAAAAGAGTCGGAAGCCGAAATTTTATCCATTTATCACACATACGATTCCATGATCCGGCAAAATCGAATCTCCCCCGAAGATCTGTTACTTCTCAAATCCAGTTCCAGGGAATTGGAAGAATACGAAGTGATGGGGGCCACAGCGCTTTCTATGATGAAACTTAAAAATTTTGGAATGGATGTGCAAGCGGGAGAAAAAATAAAATACTTAGTATTGAACCAAAAATCAAAAACTAAGGATAGAAGGTACATGCCGGAAGAAGAATTACAACTCTATCCGAACAAGATCAAAAAGACAGGTTTCGATAAAGAATATTATAGAAAAATGTTAGTAGGGGTTTTTAGAGAAGTCTGGGCGGAATTCGCTTCTTTTAAGGATTTTGATTCCCTAATAGATCCCCAGGGAAAATTCGATTTTTAA